The following proteins come from a genomic window of Methylorubrum populi:
- the glpK gene encoding glycerol kinase GlpK yields the protein MPDAVGAIDQGTTSTRFIVFDRQGTIRAQAQREHEQIFPRPGWVEHDPREIWRNTHAVMREGLARAGLAPGDLAAIGLTNQRETALLWDRTTGEPLHNALVWQDTRTDRHVAALARDGGRDRFRAVTGLPLASYFSASKLAWLLDHVEGARARAEDGTALFGTIDSWLVWNLTGGPDGGLHVTDVTNASRTQLMSLATLDWDEAMLGVFRIPRAVLPEIVSSSAVLGETRDPFPGVPVGGILGDQQAALFGQTCFAPGEAKNTYGTGCFALMNTGPDPVASTAGLVTTVAYQLDGGPPAYALEGSIAITGALVQWLRDNLGLIGASSEIEGLARSVEDNGGVYVVPAFSGLYAPHWRDDARGLIIGLTRYANKGHIARACLEATAYQTREVLEAMERDSGCPLSELRCDGGMTGNDLLMQFQADILDRPTLRPKVSETTALGAAYAAGLATGFWKTLEDLRDNWAVDKRWHPHIAAEERRALFAGWGRAVERSFGWVEEDA from the coding sequence ATGCCGGATGCGGTCGGGGCGATCGATCAGGGCACCACGAGCACGCGCTTCATCGTGTTCGACCGCCAGGGCACGATCCGGGCGCAGGCCCAGCGCGAGCACGAGCAGATCTTTCCCCGCCCCGGTTGGGTCGAGCACGACCCGCGGGAGATCTGGCGCAACACCCACGCGGTGATGCGCGAGGGGCTGGCCCGGGCCGGGCTGGCGCCGGGGGATCTGGCCGCCATCGGCCTCACCAACCAGCGCGAGACGGCCCTGCTCTGGGACCGGACCACCGGCGAGCCGCTGCATAACGCCCTCGTCTGGCAGGACACCCGCACCGACCGGCACGTCGCCGCGCTCGCCCGCGACGGCGGACGCGACCGCTTCCGCGCCGTCACCGGCCTGCCGCTGGCGAGCTATTTCTCCGCCTCCAAGCTTGCTTGGCTGCTCGACCACGTGGAGGGCGCCCGGGCCAGGGCCGAGGACGGCACCGCCCTGTTCGGCACGATCGATTCCTGGCTCGTCTGGAACCTCACCGGCGGCCCGGACGGCGGATTGCACGTCACCGACGTCACCAATGCCAGCCGCACGCAGCTGATGTCGCTGGCGACCCTCGACTGGGACGAGGCCATGCTCGGCGTGTTCCGCATCCCGCGGGCGGTGCTGCCCGAAATCGTCTCCTCCAGTGCCGTGCTGGGCGAGACCCGCGACCCGTTCCCCGGCGTGCCGGTCGGCGGCATCCTCGGCGACCAGCAGGCGGCCCTGTTCGGGCAGACCTGCTTCGCGCCGGGCGAGGCCAAGAACACCTACGGCACCGGCTGCTTCGCGCTGATGAACACCGGCCCCGACCCCGTCGCCTCCACCGCCGGGCTCGTCACCACCGTGGCCTATCAGCTCGACGGAGGCCCGCCGGCCTATGCCCTCGAAGGCTCCATCGCCATCACCGGCGCCCTGGTGCAGTGGCTGCGCGACAATCTCGGCCTGATCGGCGCCTCGAGCGAGATCGAGGGGCTGGCCCGCAGCGTCGAGGACAATGGCGGCGTCTACGTGGTGCCGGCCTTCTCCGGCCTCTACGCCCCGCACTGGCGGGATGACGCCCGCGGTCTCATCATCGGCCTGACCCGCTACGCCAACAAGGGCCACATCGCCCGCGCCTGCCTGGAGGCGACCGCCTACCAGACCCGCGAGGTGCTGGAGGCGATGGAGCGCGATTCCGGCTGCCCGCTGTCCGAACTGCGCTGCGACGGCGGCATGACCGGCAACGACCTCCTGATGCAGTTCCAGGCCGACATCCTCGACCGGCCGACCCTGCGCCCCAAGGTTTCGGAGACGACGGCGCTCGGCGCAGCCTACGCCGCGGGGCTGGCCACCGGTTTCTGGAAAACGCTCGAAGATCTTCGCGATAATTGGGCCGTGGACAAACGCTGGCATCCGCATATCGCGGCGGAAGAACGTCGGGCACTGTTCGCCGGGTGGGGCCGGGCGGTGGAACGTTCGTTCGGATGGGTTGAGGAGGACGCTTGA
- a CDS encoding alpha/beta fold hydrolase, translating into MAARIRSLRTALLVTAMALAPLAAGLAPAPVAAAPAAAPYPGQKEGDLVVENFKFASGESLDKVKLHYTTLGTPHRGADGEIDNAVLVLHGTTGTGKSFLIPTLGPELFGEGAPLDARRWYVILPDGLGRGGSSKPSDGLRARFPRYGYGDVVEGQHRVVTEALGVKHLRLVLGTSMGGMQAWMWGERYPGEMDLLMAVASQPIPVSGRNAMWRRLLIEGIRTDPDWKGGDYTEQPRHFGRILPIFNIMTESVLGLQKQAPTRAAADKAYDKMIAGYENKADANDWMYWFDSSYDYDPSPDLEKITAKVLAVNFADDELNPPQLDVMNAAFARVKDGRFVLVPTSPETHGHQSLRFAGLWKGYLAEFLGQPEATTEKKSSSEQPEGSR; encoded by the coding sequence ATGGCTGCTCGGATACGCTCGCTTCGCACGGCGCTGCTGGTCACGGCGATGGCGCTGGCCCCGCTCGCTGCCGGCCTCGCGCCGGCTCCGGTCGCCGCCGCGCCGGCCGCCGCTCCCTATCCGGGCCAGAAGGAGGGCGATCTCGTCGTCGAGAACTTCAAGTTCGCCAGCGGCGAGAGCCTGGACAAGGTCAAGCTGCACTACACCACGCTGGGCACGCCGCATCGCGGCGCCGACGGCGAAATCGACAACGCGGTGCTCGTCCTCCACGGCACCACCGGCACCGGCAAGAGCTTCCTGATCCCGACCCTCGGGCCGGAGCTGTTCGGCGAGGGCGCGCCGCTCGATGCGCGGCGCTGGTACGTGATCCTGCCCGACGGGCTCGGCCGCGGCGGCTCCTCCAAGCCCTCCGACGGCCTTCGGGCCCGCTTTCCCCGCTACGGCTACGGCGATGTGGTGGAGGGTCAGCACCGGGTCGTCACCGAGGCGCTCGGGGTCAAGCATCTGCGCCTCGTGCTCGGCACCTCCATGGGCGGGATGCAGGCCTGGATGTGGGGCGAGCGCTATCCCGGCGAGATGGACCTGCTGATGGCGGTGGCGAGCCAGCCGATCCCGGTGAGCGGGCGCAACGCCATGTGGCGGCGCCTGCTGATCGAGGGCATCCGCACCGATCCCGATTGGAAGGGCGGGGACTATACCGAGCAGCCGCGCCATTTCGGGCGCATCCTGCCGATCTTCAACATCATGACCGAGAGCGTGCTCGGCCTGCAGAAACAGGCGCCGACCCGCGCCGCGGCCGACAAGGCCTACGACAAGATGATCGCCGGCTACGAGAACAAGGCCGACGCCAACGACTGGATGTACTGGTTCGATTCCTCCTACGACTACGACCCCTCGCCGGACCTGGAAAAGATCACCGCCAAGGTGCTGGCGGTGAACTTCGCCGACGACGAGCTCAATCCGCCTCAGCTCGACGTGATGAACGCGGCGTTCGCCCGGGTGAAGGACGGCCGCTTCGTGCTGGTCCCGACCTCGCCCGAGACCCACGGCCACCAATCCCTGCGGTTCGCCGGCCTGTGGAAGGGCTACCTCGCCGAGTTTCTGGGCCAGCCCGAGGCGACGACCGAGAAGAAGAGCTCGTCGGAGCAGCCGGAGGGCAGCCGGTAA
- a CDS encoding methyl-accepting chemotaxis protein, whose product MRVSLKAALAGSFSLLAVVAAVQGGLSVVKLSAIDHEVRDIADNWLPSVGLLGDISTATRDERVKTYRFVAASPTAALREENEKSVRTSQAALEALRRTYEPMITSPEERALYERFSETWATYTQRVDTIVGLMREGRQPEALALLTGPEALGLAQSATKVLQENLALNKRGAKASVEGAVGNAASAMAAAWIAMAVTLLSALAAALFGWFGISRPITQMTGTMGALAGGDAAVAVPGRERGDEIGAMAAAVQVFKDNLIRTRALEEETRAARAGAEAQRRAAARALADDFQRAVGGIVQGVTAAATELQATAQQLTANASQTAGQSGTVAASAEEAASNVGTVAAAAEELGASVQEIGRQVDGSASLAQAAVAEAGQTAALVRDLSEAAARIGDVVAMISTIAGQTNLLALNATIEAARAGEAGRGFAVVAAEVKELANQTARATEEITGQIGRIQGATGQAVGAIDSIAGRIREISGVATGIAAAVEEQGAATQEIVRNVAQAASGTESVTRTIASVAGAAEETGAAAAQVLSSATELSRQSEHLSAEVGRFLETVRAA is encoded by the coding sequence ATGCGCGTTTCCCTCAAGGCAGCCCTGGCGGGCTCGTTCAGCCTTCTGGCGGTGGTTGCTGCGGTTCAGGGCGGCCTCAGCGTCGTCAAGCTTTCGGCCATCGACCACGAGGTCCGCGACATCGCCGACAACTGGCTGCCCTCGGTCGGACTGCTCGGCGACATCAGCACCGCGACCCGCGACGAGCGGGTGAAGACTTACCGCTTCGTCGCCGCCTCGCCGACCGCCGCGCTGCGCGAGGAGAACGAGAAGAGCGTGCGCACGAGCCAGGCCGCCCTCGAGGCCCTGCGGCGTACCTACGAGCCGATGATCACCTCGCCCGAGGAGCGGGCGCTGTACGAGCGCTTCTCCGAGACCTGGGCGACCTACACGCAGCGGGTCGATACGATCGTCGGCCTGATGCGGGAAGGGCGCCAGCCCGAGGCTCTCGCCCTGCTGACCGGGCCCGAGGCCCTGGGCCTCGCGCAGTCCGCGACCAAGGTGCTTCAGGAAAACCTCGCCCTCAACAAGCGCGGGGCCAAGGCCAGCGTCGAGGGGGCCGTCGGGAATGCTGCCTCCGCCATGGCCGCCGCCTGGATCGCCATGGCCGTGACCCTGCTCTCCGCGCTTGCCGCCGCCCTGTTCGGCTGGTTCGGGATCTCGCGGCCGATCACGCAGATGACCGGGACGATGGGCGCGCTGGCGGGCGGTGATGCGGCGGTCGCCGTACCGGGGCGGGAGCGCGGCGACGAGATCGGCGCCATGGCCGCGGCGGTGCAGGTGTTCAAGGACAACCTGATCCGCACCCGCGCCCTGGAGGAGGAGACGCGGGCCGCCCGCGCCGGCGCCGAGGCGCAGCGCCGGGCCGCCGCGCGGGCCCTGGCCGACGACTTCCAGCGCGCGGTGGGCGGCATCGTTCAGGGCGTGACCGCCGCCGCGACCGAGCTGCAGGCCACCGCCCAGCAATTGACCGCCAATGCCAGCCAGACCGCCGGCCAGTCCGGCACGGTGGCCGCCTCCGCCGAGGAGGCCGCCTCCAATGTCGGCACGGTCGCCGCGGCGGCCGAGGAACTCGGCGCCTCGGTGCAGGAGATCGGCCGGCAGGTCGACGGCTCGGCCTCGCTGGCGCAGGCGGCCGTCGCCGAGGCCGGGCAGACGGCGGCCCTCGTGCGCGACCTCTCCGAGGCCGCCGCGCGCATCGGCGACGTGGTGGCGATGATCTCGACCATCGCCGGCCAGACCAACCTGCTGGCGCTCAACGCCACGATCGAGGCGGCCCGCGCCGGCGAGGCGGGCCGCGGCTTCGCCGTCGTCGCGGCGGAGGTGAAGGAACTCGCCAACCAGACGGCGCGGGCGACGGAGGAAATCACCGGGCAGATCGGGCGCATCCAGGGGGCGACCGGTCAGGCAGTCGGCGCCATCGACAGCATCGCCGGGCGCATCCGCGAGATCAGCGGCGTCGCCACCGGCATCGCCGCGGCGGTCGAGGAGCAGGGCGCGGCGACCCAGGAGATCGTGCGCAACGTCGCCCAGGCGGCGAGTGGCACGGAATCCGTCACCCGCACCATCGCCAGCGTGGCGGGCGCGGCGGAGGAGACCGGCGCGGCGGCGGCGCAGGTGCTGTCCTCGGCGACCGAATTGTCGCGCCAGTCCGAGCACCTCTCGGCGGAGGTCGGACGCTTCCTCGAGACCGTGCGGGCGGCCTGA
- a CDS encoding glycerophosphodiester phosphodiesterase family protein: MSATLERAPDWLTARPIAHRGLHDRANGIPENTLAAAEAAVAGGYAIECDVQLSADGEAMVFHDEALGRLTDVSDRIETRTAADLGTLTVAGTNERIPTLPDFLAKIAGRVPVIVEIKSRFDGDRRLTRRTAEIVTGFDAPVALKSFDPGIVATLAEIAPDLPRGIVAEASQDDPHYALLTPSARAELSGLLHLHVSRPHFLSWRVGDLPGPVPYLCRRLGQMPVMTWTVRTEAQRALAQEHADQMVFEGFRP; this comes from the coding sequence GTGAGCGCGACCCTGGAGCGGGCACCGGACTGGCTCACCGCCCGTCCGATCGCCCATCGCGGCCTGCACGACCGCGCGAACGGCATCCCCGAGAACACCCTCGCGGCCGCCGAGGCGGCGGTCGCGGGCGGCTACGCCATCGAGTGCGACGTGCAGCTCAGCGCCGACGGCGAGGCGATGGTGTTCCACGATGAGGCGCTGGGCCGTCTGACGGACGTTTCCGACCGAATCGAGACCCGCACGGCCGCCGACCTCGGCACGCTCACGGTGGCCGGCACGAACGAGCGCATCCCGACCCTGCCGGATTTCTTGGCGAAGATCGCGGGCCGCGTGCCCGTCATCGTCGAGATCAAGTCGCGCTTCGACGGCGACCGGCGCCTGACCCGCCGCACCGCCGAGATCGTCACCGGGTTCGACGCGCCGGTGGCGCTCAAATCCTTCGATCCGGGCATCGTCGCCACGCTCGCCGAGATCGCCCCCGACCTGCCCCGCGGCATCGTCGCGGAGGCGAGCCAGGACGATCCGCACTACGCCCTGCTGACGCCGTCAGCGCGGGCCGAGCTGTCGGGCCTGCTCCACCTGCATGTGAGCCGCCCGCACTTCCTGTCGTGGCGCGTCGGCGACCTGCCGGGCCCCGTCCCCTATCTCTGCCGTCGGCTCGGGCAGATGCCGGTGATGACCTGGACCGTGCGCACCGAGGCGCAGCGGGCGCTGGCGCAGGAGCACGCCGACCAGATGGTCTTCGAGGGTTTTCGCCCGTAA